CAAAAAAACATTGAAGATACTAAAAAAATATCAACACGATAAAATCGTTTTTTGGTAAAGGAAAACAAGAAGAGCCAACTTCTAATAACCTCAAGTCCAGACACAATCAAATTCTAGTTCAAGCGTTGCAGATGAATTGAAAAAATTCAAAGAATTATTGGACGCAGGAGTTTTGACACAAGAAGAATTTGATAGAAAGAAAAAGGAATTGATAGGTTAATAGTATGGTATATTGGAGAATGCAATTACATCCGGATAATTCAAATTTATCTGTAAAACATACTACTGAGAGTTTGTCCGCCGGTTTCATTGGTCTTGGTTTTGGTAAGGATGAACCTGGAGATTTAAAGAAAGTGAAGCCTACTGATCCAAGTCTAAAGCTTGATAAAAATGAAGATAGGTATTGGCAATTTGCCGATGATATGCAAATTGGAGATATTGTTGCAATTTTTTGTCACAACCAACCTTTGCCTTAACGAAAGTAACGGGGACTATAATTTTATTAAAACTACTGTTAAAGAAATAGGTGTGTGGTTTAATCATTTTAAGCAATAGACAAAAAATATACTAAGTATTTTTCGATCTAGACGCCTCTAAGAGAGATCAACTAAAGAATTGATAAAAGATTTACCAAATCAAATGACTATCCAAAAGCACACAGACAGCACTGTAAAAGTTTATCAGTTTATTGATAAGTGG
The sequence above is a segment of the Leptospiraceae bacterium genome. Coding sequences within it:
- a CDS encoding SHOCT domain-containing protein, with translation MKKFKELLDAGVLTQEEFDRKKKELIG